One region of Drosophila teissieri strain GT53w chromosome 2L, Prin_Dtei_1.1, whole genome shotgun sequence genomic DNA includes:
- the LOC122611744 gene encoding clumping factor B, whose protein sequence is MSSKKSKDLSPASLEDLVSQVFEKSKQLRMSMKEQRKLVQEYLNAKIEGSEESDGECESDSNTDSDTYSDSDSDSDSDSDSVSDSDSDSEEDSFTDSGEQTEESGDESESELSEGEGDSPPGDAQRSATKNWKEPISKDEPALSRLVAFVPPPKSPGQPASRIQRRLTMAGGMVAAPVPPRSGKAK, encoded by the coding sequence ATGAGCAGCAAGAAGTCTAAGGATCTGAGTCCTGCGTCCTTGGAAGATTTGGTCAGTCAGGTGTTCGAGAAGTCGAAGCAGCTGAGAATGTCGATGAAGGAGCAGCGCAAATTAGTGCAGGAGTATCTGAATGCCAAAATCGAGGGCAGCGAGGAAAGCGATGGAGAATGTGAAAGTGATTCCAACACAGATTCAGATACTtattccgattctgattctgattccgactcggattcagattctgtttcggattccgattccgattccgaggAGGATTCCTTTACGGATTCCGGCGAGCAAACAGAGGAGAGCGGTGACGAGTCGGAATCGGAGCTCAGTGAAGGCGAGGGGGATTCCCCTCCAGGAGATGCCCAAAGGAGTGCCACCAAGAATTGGAAGGAACCCATCTCCAAAGACGAGCCTGCACTATCGCGGCTCGTGGCTTTCGTGCCGCCTCCCAAATCCCCGGGGCAACCTGCTTCCCGCATCCAGCGGCGACTGACCATGGCTGGTGGCATGGTGGCTGCTCCAGTGCCTCCAAGATCGGGAAAAGCCAAGTAG